In the genome of Pempheris klunzingeri isolate RE-2024b chromosome 11, fPemKlu1.hap1, whole genome shotgun sequence, one region contains:
- the LOC139209863 gene encoding specifically androgen-regulated gene protein, with the protein MPKSGTWPGGVAMESLSNMDSAGSCDSVVSMNSGYSEDSMEHLSAEEKACLMYLEETIEALEVQEDSGLSNDEPDPLLQAVKLGQMSVNDISRFKPESRGDQKSFLTSGVPTPLAHLPEEPGFRGLTTGVKAEQHALNQTSEQRSCPASAANTKDLQTPVDLKTQPKPLVTESVAGCKINQSTPQAEVLCSSKDGDGNLKIVTTSGLCPSESAKAPEIDLGLIPPPSDFMDEPSLPPQSDAEISASAEMSNNKPGAAVDMEELRHKASTKRTSVSSPVTQEPPNMPAELSALVVSSGPPMSPPPEAAEPRSPPAVAPKPKKLPANIILKSHKAAVADGSSGHSVPTSSDRLLLDPQRVRMEALRKLGLLKSEEADSGPVLSPKLSPQTRRSWVAPPSPISPASPCTPPSTPSYTRVSSPPHTFVPPQSPAAVSPSASSTAPADQPPDILPAPAAFSDPGPQLSDNELSALREVTGATVDAQVNGPHFTPPALVKQLTPPKVVGVKSATLERSGLGLSSYMASQGSSEANQGGGGKQSPSELRNNRPRPASLGSGKEFSSPQRESPQTGQAAQHSADSQKLPRSQGISVLICPRAENGGGRREALRRLGLLRD; encoded by the exons ATGCCGAAGAGTGGCACGTGGCCAGGCGGCGTTGCCATGGAATCCTTGAGCAATATGGACAGTGCCGGGAGCTGCGACAGTGTAGTCAGCATGAACTCTGGATAT AGCGAAGACAGTATGGAGCACTTATCTGCCGAAGAGAAGGCGTGTCTCATGTACCTGGAGGAAACGATTGAAGCTCTGGAGGTACAGGAGGACAGCGGCTTATCCAATGATGAACCAGATCCTTTGTTACAGGCAGTAAAACTGGGTCAGATGAGCGTAAATG ACATTTCCCGTTTCAAGCCTGAGTCCAGAGGAGACCAAAAATCATTTCTCACTAGCGGAGTGCCCACACCACTTGCCCACCTGCCAGAGGAGCCTGGATTCAGAGGGTTAACCACTGGAGTCAAAGCAGAGCAGCATGCTCTGAATCAAACCTCAGAACAACGGTCTTGTCCAGCTTCTGCAGCCAATACAAAAGATCTCCAAACACCAGTGGACCTCAAGACTCAACCCAAACCTCTAGTCACTGAATCAGTCGCTGGTTGCAAAATAAACCAATCAACTCCTCAGGCTGAGGTGCTGTGTTCATCCAAGGATGGAGATGGTAATCTTAAGATTGTCACAACTAGCGGGCTTTGCCCCAGTGAGTCTGCTAAGGCCCCTGAGATAGATCTGGGTCTGATCCCTCCTCCATCAGACTTCATGGATGAGCCAAGCCTTCCTCCTCAGTCAGATGCAGAAATATCTGCATCTGCAGAAATGTCCAATAACAAGCCAGGAGCAGCTGTTGACATGGAAGAGCTACGTCACAAAGCCTCCACGAAGAGAACTTCGGTGAGCTCCCCTGTGACCCAGGAGCCTCCAAACATGCCTGCAGAACTGAGTGCATTAGTCGTCAGCTCTGGTCCCCCAATGAGTCCTCCTCCTGAGGCTGCTGAGCCCAGAAGTCCACCTGCTGTGGCCCCGAAGCCCAAGAAGCTTCCTGCCAACATTATTCTGAAGTCACACAAGGCAGCAGTGGCTGATGGCAGCTCGGGACATTCGGTGCCCACCAGCAGTGACCGGCTGTTGTTGGACCCCCAGAGGGTCCGCATGGAAGCCCTCCGAAAGCTTGGCCTGCTTAAAAGCGAGGAGGCAGATTCAGGCCCCGTCCTGAGCCCCAAACTTTCGCCCCAAACTAGAAGGTCATGGGTAGCTCCTCCCTCTCCAATCAGCCCAGCTTCACCATGTACACCACCCTCGACACCATCTTACACCCGTGTCAGCAGCCCGCCTCACACCTTTGTCCCTCCTCAGTCTCCTGCGGCTGTGTCACCATCAGCTTCTTCTACAGCTCCTGCTGACCAGCCTCCTGATATTCTCCCAGCACCTGCTGCATTCAGTGACCCCGGCCCTCAGCTGTCAGATAATGAACTGTCTGCTCTCAGAGAAGTCACGGGGGCCACAGTTGATGCTCAGGTGAATGGACCCCATTTTACCCCTCCCGCTTTGGTCAAGCAGCTAACCCCACCCAAGGTCGTGGGTGTCAAATCAGCCACGCTGGAGCGCTCGGGCTTGGGTCTAAGCAGCTATATGGCTAGCCAAGGTTCCAGTGAGGCCAACCAGGGCGGCGGCGGCAAGCAGAGCCCCAGCGAGCTACGCAACAATCGGCCACGCCCCGCCTCCCTGGGAAGCGGGAAAGAGTTTTCAagcccacagagagagagtccaCAGACGGGCCAGGCCGCTCAGCACTCCGCCGACTCTCAGAAGCTGCCGCGATCACAAGGCATCAGCGTACTGATCTGCCCTCGTGCAGAAAACGGAGGTGGCCGCCGTGAGGCcctgaggaggctggggctgctCAGGGACTGA